The Pseudochaenichthys georgianus chromosome 20, fPseGeo1.2, whole genome shotgun sequence genomic interval TTGATCATTTCATTTCCAGCATGCCAGGTGACGCCCGAGATGCTGACTGCAAGTCTACCAGTACCAGGGAGGCAGAGAAAGCTGAAAGTCCATGGCACCAGAGACCCAGCTACACCTGATCAGCCACCACAGGCTGcctctagcagcagcagcagccaggcGTCAAAGCTGGAACAACACCAACTGGAAGACGCGCCGTCCAGCAGGCCAGCTGCACACCATCAGTATCAGGCTCCTCAGACTGGGAACCCAGTAGCCCCATCTCAGCGGCTGATTCTTCTGACAAGTCAGATCTGTCAGAAAGTCGGGAAGCTTTTGGGGATGAGATCTGCCACAAGGAACCCAAATACATCGTCTTTGGCTCCAGCCTCGGGAAACTGCTACAGTGGTGCCATTGTCCATCTTGCGGCAGCGTTGACATCCGTCAAGTGTGGACAACCACTGGAACACTACTTACGATCCACCAAACATGTGACTCCTGTCTGCAGGTAACTAAGTGGCAGAGTCAACCGAGCATTGGAAACTTCCCTGCAGGCAACATGCTGTTGTCTGCAGGCATACTGTTTGCCGGTGCGTTGCCAACAAAGGTGCTGCGAGTCCTAAACCACATGGGTGTGATGACCTACGGGAAACGAATATTCTTCTCACACCAGCGAGACATCCTGCAGCCTGCAATACAGGGTGTATGGACGCAACAACAGGCAGCCCACATTGCGATGCTGCAGACTGAAGGGCGACCTCTGGTTCTAGGTGGTGACGGCAGGGCCGACAGCCCTGGACACCGTGCAAAATTTGGAACATACACTACAATGGAGCTGGAATCAAATGTGGTGCTAGACCTACAGCTGGTGcaggtacagtttatattgttcAAGTTCAGGGTTTTGTGTGAGAAATGTAAAACTTCATCTGTACATTTTGTAATAGTAACAGTGTTTCAAATCATATTCAGCTCATTGCAGAGCTCCTGTCTAGTTATCTGCCTAACTGGAATGTTCCCTGCTGTATTTTCAGAGCAACGAGTGTGGTGGGAGCTACCATATGGAACTGGAAGGCCTGAAGAGGATGGTGGCCTTCTTTGAGGACATCCTGGAGATTGGCACTCTCGTCACAGACCGACATCGCCAGATTGCCAAATGGATTAGAGAGAATATGCCATACACAAAACATCTGTATGACATCTGGCATGTAGCCAAGTGTATGTGTcaatgttgtttcttttgaagtTCAAGGAGTAGAGTCTTCTATTGAGTTATCGTAAAGTTGTTATCACCAGACAGACATTGCAGCATGCAGTTTCACAAATCTTATTTGCACACCTCACTCAAATAGATAGATCTCTTTATGATGTCAGTTTTATTTATTGTCTTTGCAGCTGTTGGGAAGAAGCTGAAAGCCATCTGCAAGCTCAAGGGCTGTGAGGACCTGAAAGCATGGCAACAGAGCATCATCAACCACTTGTACTGGGCAGTGGTTTCCTCCACGCAAGATGACGCGGAACTGATTGTGGATAAATGGAAGTCGGTGGAGCGGCATGTCCTAAACCTCCACAGCGGCCATGGTGGAAAGTTCCCCACATGTGCGCACAAGAGACTACAAGGCAGGGCTCACAAGAAGAAGTGGATCAAACCAAGTGAGTTTAGAGTCAATACTCCTTTTTCTGATATGGCGGCAGACGTGACATTTAAAATTACGTCTGTTGCGTCAGCAACGGGTGACTGTAATTTTAACCGTCATCCACCGCCAAAAGGAGTATGGAATGTATACAGTGTATGCATACTGAGTGATTAAAAACCCAGGACATACCCAGCAACAACAATGTACTGACTTGTCTTATGGTTGGGTACATAATCCAAAAAGTTACATCTGAGCAACAAACATTAgaattgataatccataatgtCAAGCACTGCCATTGAAATTTGTTGATGATTGATTTATTGATCTGTTGATTGCAGGTTCACTATCAGCTGTCAAACTGGAGAAACTGGTGACAGACAAGAGGCTGTGCAAGGACATCGGCAAGCTCTCTGCCGTACACCAGACGTCCAATGTGGAGGGCTTTCACAGCCTCATCATTCAGTTTGCACCAAAGTGTTACGTGTACTCCTACACTGGCATGCTGTGCAGGTTGGTCTTTTCAGCATATAATTCGAAGGCTTGTACCTTACCAGCTAAAGACTTGTTTCAGTTACTTGGGAATTGGCGTCTTTGTACCGTGCTGAACCAGGTCCCCGTGCTGTATAAAAGCATCTCCCATAGTGTGTCAAAATGGAGGAAGGAACTGTGATGAAGTTGTCAACTCCAAGACACACATTGCCAGGACTAAAATAAAacactaaggctgcggccacacgaggacgaaaacggtcgtttgcgttactgtttgtgtcatatagaccgttcggccacacgaggacgaccgaatacggcactaaacgactgaggaaacgataacgggtcccaaggtggatagaacggcatacgcaacgctctggggggtccaacggctccgtgtgtacgccctattcgatcattttctgataatgatggcaatagccccgcctctccccacctctgctgctcaccccgcgtcaaagtaaactgcacactgaattcagattatttatctttctctcgatatggacctaaacgcgagtgaagtctaatctgacaggacggagacacgcagctctgctcacctgcagctcctcccgctgcagcaaaacacacacttcaagtcagatcatcacccttagctattttaattacctctcaaactacctaaactagttataaatatgtttatttttactgtcggccgggtcactcattactggatcagctgctgcatgagacagacactgacgctgtccgaagagagggaggaaaaagagaggctccgtgtattttgttattatattatatagagtcgttattcatttgttttaaagctcaataaataataaagaagATCTTTGAcgggcacttttataattttgtccggaagatttaaactttaatacacgttgactggcgaaaaactctgcccggtttcctcggcccccaccgcggagaataaacagaagggcaaccatgcttctttgctgcttttgtggaggaagttacagcgccacgtacaggctcctgcatatgtactgcagcttctccagcggttggagctaaacagagcggtctcgtgtggacagacactatccggataactattgcgtgtggacggaagcttgtttgcgattgcgtttgcgttaatcctatgcgtttagccgttttcgtcctcgtgtggctgcagcCTAAATCACTTTCTGAATCAATATCAAGTTTAATAGAGCTGTTCATGTATAGACGTGGAATAATTACAAAAGAGAGATATTTCTTTCTTTTCACATTTTTAAAACTGTTTCTTTGTTTATGTTAACAGAACCCTTCTTGCCGGACTGCATTACAACGAGAATGCCAGCAGACATACTGCAACTACAAAGGCGGGAGAACAGAGGATCAAAATCCGCTACCCCAAGTACAAGGCTGGAGGTCATGTTGTGAAGAAGATCCTAGTAGAGGCAACATTCAGTgagtttgaaattaaattactCAAAATAATATTGTCCAGATTGGTAATGTACCGGTACTAATGATTTAGTAACTAATTCAGTTCAAAACCCCAATTCAAAGAATGATCTCGGCTTGATGACAGAcaccatttattattattaacagaaTTTTGTATTCTGTTGCAGGCTATGTGGATGATCTCATGAGAGAGGTGGTCAACCTCTGCAAGAAACTCAGCGCAGACAGGCCTGTACAGCTGGAGGAGCCTCCCACTCTGTCCTCGGCAATGGAGAAGCCTGACAAAGCAGAGGCCATCAAGGCACATGCCAGTCGTTTCAAGACCAAATAGTCTGTCACTGTGCAGCTTCAACTGTGGAAATGTATTAAACATTCACTTCAGAACTGTATTGTCACTGTCCTTCTTCATAACCGTGATAGTCCATGGATGGAAACTGTCGACGAATTCGGTTCACTGCACAAGAGGGCAGTGGCACTCTTATGTCGCGTCCTAGGTAACCCCAGCAAAGTCTCACCAGCTGGCGGTAGGCTGTGTATCGGTGGCGTCTGCAAGATAAAACATTATAGCATTGATATGACGACAGCTACTGTCAAGAGACTACTACAAATGAAGGACAATAGATGATAATAGGTCAACTTCAAAGTTACATTTTCTTATACTCAGATCATAAAAGACTAATATTCAAACGTATAAAGTTGCAAAAGTTGTCATGACATCATATAAACTGATACATTTATATACTAGTAATAGACTTTATTGTAAATAGTGTTTGTAAGGCTTACTCATTGC includes:
- the LOC117466116 gene encoding uncharacterized protein → MPYTKHLYDIWHVAKSVGKKLKAICKLKGCEDLKAWQQSIINHLYWAVVSSTQDDAELIVDKWKSVERHVLNLHSGHGGKFPTCAHKRLQGRAHKKKWIKPSSLSAVKLEKLVTDKRLCKDIGKLSAVHQTSNVEGFHSLIIQFAPKCYVYSYTGMLCRTLLAGLHYNENASRHTATTKAGEQRIKIRYPKYKAGGHVVKKILVEATFSYVDDLMREVVNLCKKLSADRPVQLEEPPTLSSAMEKPDKAEAIKAHASRFKTK